CTACATTCTTTTCCGTGTCGATTCTACAGCATTTGTACGCACTTTTCGACAAATTACATGAAAAAAATCCATATCGGAACTATTCCGGGTCCGAAAGGTGTTGATTATTCCTCAAAAAAAGCTTGTTTTTCTATTATCATCGGCGTAACGGGTTCTCCATAAAAATCAAACGGTTCTCCGATCACTTTTCCGCCAAGCTTGATTAAGATTGATACCGAAACATCTCGTGCTTCTGTATAGATCCTCTCCGCACCAAGTTTAAAAATTTCCCCCAGTGCAAACTTCATTAATTTTTTACCAATCCCGAGGCCCCGCAGTCTGCTGTCCACTGCAAATCTGCCCAAATGCCATGTATCGTTTTCCTTCCAGCCTGCAATAACGCCAACCATCTCCGAATCATTTTCCACATACCACCAAATAGGTTCGCGTTCTTCCGGGATGCTATTCAACGTAACCGGAATGTTCTGCTCTCCTGCAAAAACGTCTTCTAACAAGGTGAGGGCAGTGCCCATATCTACTTCCTGCAATCTCTCAATCGTGAGTCCCATGTTACTTTGGCTTCCTTTCTCCCTATATAGAGTCAATAGACTTTGCACTAAAGATTACCTCCGAATATTAGCCAATAGACTTTGATCTAATGATTTCTTCCGGATATTAGCCAATAGACTTTCCTCTATGGATATTGTAACTATAGATCATAGTAACACTAAATCCCAAGTCGGTCAAAGCCTCATTGTCAACAACGATTCAGGGCTCTCTGTCATATATTGGGTGGCCCCGCAAATAAAAAAACGGCGGTTCCTATTGTGAACCGCCGCCATATCAAGCTTGGATGCTTAATTACCCCATCCGGATAGCTAAGGCTTAGAGGCTTAATTACCCCATCCGGAAAGCTTTGTCTGTGTTAATTCATCCTCTTCAAACCATCTGGTCGTAACACATTTTGTTTCCGTAAAGAATCTTACGCCGTCCTTCCCCACACAATGCAAGTCTCCGAAGAAGGAGTCCTTATGCCCTGAAAACGGGAAGATTCCATAGGGTACAGGAATCGGAACATTGACTCCGACCATTCCGCCATCCGTGTACTTTGCAAACTTTCTCGCATAGTAACCGCTCTGTGTAAAGATGATGGAGCCATTTGCAAAGGGGCTGGAATTCATTACCGCGAGTCCTTCATCAAAGTCCTTTACTCTCTTAATGCATAAAACCGGACCGAAAATTTCTCTGTTTCCAATACTCATTTTCGGGGTGACATGATCAAAGATGGTATGCCCGAGATAAAATCCGTTCTCATAACCCGGAACAGTTACATCACGCCCGTCCAGAACAAGCTTTGCCCCCTCGGCGATACCAGTCTCGATCCATTTCAGGATAGACTGCCTGTGCTTTTCCGTGACCACCGGCCCCATATCCGAGCCTTTGTCGTAGGCCGGTCCGATTTTCAGTTTGCTGATTTGCTGTACAAGCTCTTCAACCAGCTGGTCGGCAATCGCTTCTTCTGCCACAATCACCGGCAGTGCCATACATCTTTCTCCAGCGCAGCCGAACGCCGCACTGATGATGCCAGCAGCAGTCCTTGCCAAAGGAGCATCCTTTAATACCAATCCGTGATTTTTTGCTTCTGTTTGCGCCTGCACTCTTTTCCCGTGCGCCGCCGCAGTAGAATATACATGAAGTCCTACACCTGTGGTTCCTACAAAGGACACGCCCTTTACGTCTTTGTGCTTAAGAAGAATCTCCGCTTCATTCCGGCTGCAGGTCACTACATTAAACACACCGTCAGGGAATCCGGCCTCTTTATATAATTCTGCAAAACGCAGCGTCGTCAGCGGCGTTGTGCTGGATGCTTTTAAAACCATTGTGTTACCTGTTGCGATGCAGATTGGCGCCATCCAGCCAACCGGTATCATCGCCGGAAAATTAAAGGGAGCAATTCCTGCAAATACCCCGAGTGGTTCTCTGTAAGATACGGAGTCGATTCCTTTGGAGGTGTCCATAAAAGACTCTCCCATCATATGGTTTGCAATGTTGCACGCATACTCTGTAGGCTCCAGGGCTTTTGCAAGATCGCCCTGCGCTTCCTTCCATACCTTTCCATGCTCGCGGGCAATGAGGTCGGTCAATTCTTCTTCATGCTTCACAATTAACTCTCTGAGTTTGAAGAAAAGCTCCTGTCGTTTCGCTGCCGGTGTATCTCGCCATGCCGGAAAGGCAGCACTTGCCGCCTCGATGGCTTTTAGTACCTCTGCTTCCGTGCAGCAGGGGGCTTGTGCCAAGAGCTCACCTGTGCTCGGATTATACACATCCATATATTTCTCTGTTGTCGATTCAACAAATTGCCCGTTACAAAAATACTTCAGTTGGTTCATTTTTTAGTTCCTTTCTCTAGTGCCAAGCTTCCTCTCATCGATTCATGGCGACGGAAATAGACAAATCATGCTTCGTGATTCACAGTCTGAGTTCTGTCTGCGCCCTTCTGGCAGGACAGAATATTAATTTGAATAGTTTTATCATGACAGCTTCATAAATGATTGTAAATTGAACGAAAAAATGAATTCTATTCATCTTGTGTGAGCTGAATAGAACTAAAGTTCTACAAACGACAAAAGCGAGGTTAAGAATGTCCTCGCTTTTGGAAATATTATCATGAATTCACTTGTTTTTCTTGTTTGAATTGGTATCCTGCTTCTAAGCTTGCTGCATTTCAGTATTGATCAATTTAATCAGTGTTACCCGATTGCTGACTTTCATTTTCCCGTAAATGTGATTCAGGTGCTTTTTAAATGTGGATGTCGAAAAGAACAATTCCTCACAGATTTCCGAATCGACTTTACCGCTCTGAATCAATGCCAGAATTTCAAGTTCACGTTTTGAAAGCCCGTATTTATTTAATTTCCTTTCGAGCACATAAATCCTGTTATCAAGCCGGTTCATATCGACATAGGAATTTGACAGTTTATACAGCTGCAACGCGATATGATTTTTCAAATTCTCCAAAACGCATTTATCTCTCATGTTAAATTGTTCTTCCTGATCTTGGCGCAACAAGATCAGGTAACCTAAGAGCTCATCTTTATAGTTTAATACAACACTAAATGCATGCTGCTCGTCTTTAGGAATTAGATGCTCGTTTTCCAGCTTGAGACCAAGCTCACTGAACTGCGACAAATCTGGTCCTCTTGATACAACGCCGGAGGGGTCAAGCAGCAAACTTTTTAAAAATGCATTGTTGCTTAGGCCATTTTTTAACTCATTCAAATCCTTTTCGCTGATATTATGACCGTACGTATTTCCAGCGCTTACACCGTCTTGCTCTTGATCCGCCAGATGAAAAACACCTGCATCAAAGGGTACGATTATATTAATTATTTCAAGGACCTTAGATTGATATTGCAAAAAATCCTCTATGCAATTCAACCGATAAATAAGTTGAACCATGGTCATCCAATCTGCAACTGTTAATGCTAGACTCATATCGATTCTCCAAATCACTTTAATCTTGTGCGATGAAAATTAGTTAGATAATATTATACTATTGGATTGGGACATGTCAACTTGAAAAAACTCACAAATGAAAAAACTCACAAATACCGTCGTATTTGATTTTTCAATTAGAAATAATTTTAAGAAAGTATTGACCCTGACATCATGTCATAGTGTACTATAAAATCCAGGAGAACAGGAGGCGCATATTGAGATGAGAACAATTAAACATGTTTCGGATTTAACGGGTGTCAGTGTTCGCATGCTGCACTATTATGATAAGATTGGCCTGCTAAGACCAAGTGCAATAACTGAGGCGGGTTATCGGCTATATAGTGATGAGTCCCTTGAAATCTTACAGCAAATTCTATTTTTTAAGGAGCTGGACGTTCCACTGAAAAACATTCACGAGATTTTGGAAAGTTCACAGTACCACAAGATAAATACGCTACATAAACAAAAGGAGTTACTATTACTGAAACGAGATCGCCTGAACGAACTCGTTGCTCTTATCGATAAAAAACTGAAAGGCGGTAATGAAATGAGTTTTAAAGAATTTGACATGAGTGAATATTTCAATGTACTGGAAACATTTAAGCAGGAACATGAGAGTGATATCATCAAATATTATGGAAGCATAGAAGAATTTGACATAATCATTGAAACCATGAAATCCAAAGAGCTTGAGGGTGCAAAAATGGCAATTCAGCAGTTTGGCAGTATCGGAAAATACACAGAAGCAATAAAGAATAACCTTGAAAATCTGCCGACAATTATGGAAGGGTTCGAAACGATGAAAGAGAATATTGATGTGTATTCAGCTCAAGCAGATCGATTAATGGAACAATTAACGTCTGATATGAGTAAAAGCCCTTCTTCATCAGATATTCAGGGAATCGTAAAAGAAATGAATGAAATGCTCAAAGAGCACAGTCAAATTGTCAAGATGGATATGGGTGAGAACTACTGGAGGATGATGGCGGACATGTACTTGACAAAACCTGCGTTTAAAAAAGTCTATGACAAAAAGTACGGTAAGGGCGCCGCTAAATTTGTAGGGGAAGCCCTCAAGTTCTACAGTGAGAACACCATCTAGGGCAGGTTTGGGGTCATCGTTCATACTGGTTTGTAGAATCAGAATTTAAAATCACATAGCTTTTTACCTTGATGTAAAAATAATCCGGCGATAGATTTAACTTCACCGGATTAAAACGCATTTAATTCATTTTAGTTTGTCTTAAGAGCGCTACATCAGCATTTAACATAGAAACATAGTATACCTCAAGAGGACGATGTAGCCCCGCCTTTCCCCTATTCCACTGTCACCGACTTCGCTAGGTTCTTCGGCTTATCGATATCACAGCCTCTCAGCTTGGCGATGTTGTAGGCCAGAAGCTGGAGGGGTACGACGGAAAGCAGCGGAGCGATGTCGTCCATACAGTCGGGAATGTAGATCACCCGGTTCGCTTGTTTTTCAATATCACGGTTTCCTTCTTTTGCAAGACCGATGACGTAAGCCCCCCTTGCTTTGACTTCCTGTATATTGGAAAGCATCTTTTCAAAGAGGCGATCCTGGGTTGCTAGTGCGAGGACCAGGGTTCCAGGTTCGATGAGGGCGATGGTTCCGTGCTTCAGCTCACCTGCCGCAATGGCAAAGGAATTGATATAGGAGATTTCCTTCAGCTTCAGCGAGCCTTCAAAGGAAACGGCCGAGTCCAGACCTCTTCCTATGAAGAAGACCTGTTCCAGCTTATATTGCTCTTTGGCGATTTCCATCAAGGTAGTTTCATCCGCAAGCATGTCACGCAGCTTATCCGGCACCTTCTGGAGTTCGTCGATATACCGATGATAAAGCTCCATATCAATCACGCCTTTGGTGTGACCCATATATAACGCGATGAGATACATGCACATCAGCTGTGTGGTGTACGCTTTCGTGGAAGCAACTGCGATTTCCGGTCCAGCCCAGGTGTAGAACACATCGTCTGATTCTCTTGCAACGGAGCTTCCCACTACATTGACCACGGATAGAATCCGGGCACCCTTATTTTTCGCCTCACGAAGAGCCGCCAGCGTATCCAGCGTTTCACCGGACTGGCTGATGGCGATAAAGAGTGTCTTATCATCCACGAAGGGATCCCGATAACGGAATTCTGAAGCAACATCTACTTCCACCGGAATCTTTGCAAGCTTTTCAATGATATATTTGCCCACAAGTCCGGCATGGTAAGCGGTTCCGCAGGCCACAATATAAACCTTGTTGAAGCCTTCCAGATCTTCCTTGGTCAGCGAAATACCGTCGAGCTTAACGATACCATTTTCGTCAAGTCTTCGATTCAGGGTTTCATGAATCCCCTTAGGCTGCTCATAGATTTCTTTGAGCATAAAGTGATCATAGCCTTCCTTTTCAGCGGCATCTGCATCCCAGGTAACATGAAAAACGTCTCTCTTGACTTCTTTCCTGTCAGCATTATAAATCTTGACGTCGTTCTTTGTCAGAACCACAGTCTCGTTATTTTCTATGAGGTAGATCTTCCGCACATGCTTCAGCAGTGCGGGAATATCCGATGCAATAAAGTTGCAGCCTTCGCCCAGTCCAACTACCAACGGGCTGTCTTTTCTTACTGCGATGAGTTTATCCGGCTCCTTGCTGCAGATGACGCCGATTCCATAAGCACCGCGCATCATATCAACAGCTTTGTTTACAGCATCCAGCAGGTTGCCGTCATAATAGAGGCCGATCAAATGGCCGATTACTTCTGAATCCGTCTCAGAAATAAAAGCAATGCCATGCTCCTTGATCAGCCATTCTCTGAGTTCCACATAGTTTTCAATAATTCCGTTGTGGACGATGGCGATGGAATGGTCGGTATTGCTATGGGGATGTGCATTGGCATCGGAAGGTGCGCCGTGGGTAGCCCATCTGGTATGTCCGATTCCGATTGTACTGGTGAAGTGTTCCCTCTCGATGGCAGCTTCCAGGTTGGCAATTCTCCCCTTGAATTTGCGAACCTCTATTTTTCCTTCTTTGTAAAGGGCGATCCCTGAGGAGTCGTATCCCCTGTATTCCAGTTTCTTTAAACCTTCAATGATAATATCACTTGCATTGCCGTCTCCGATATAACCGACGATTCCGCACATAGTCGTTCCCCCTTATCCAAATCTTTTGGTGAGCAGAGACGCTAAATTCTCTGCCAGCTTCGTGATCTGTTCAATATCTTTACCTTCAATCATAACCCTTACCAGCGGCTCTGTTCCGGAAGGACGGATGAGGACGCGGCCTTCTCCGGCCATCATGCTTTCCAATCGTTCGATTTCAGCGCTGATTTCAGGATCTGACAGATACTTCTTCTTATTTTCATTCTTTATTCTGGCATTTTTGAGCACCTGAGGGTAGATCGTAACCTCATCCGCAAGAACCGATGGCTTGATGCCCGATTCTCTTACTGCCTTCAGCAGCTGGAGAGCCGATAAGATTCCGTCTCCTGTTGTGGTGTGATTTAAGAATATGATATGGCCGGACTGTTCGCCCCCAATAACACACCCCGTTTTGAGCATACTTTCCAGAACGTAGCGGTCGCCCACCTGAGTGGTATCTACATTACAGCCAATCTTGGCAAGCGCGCGGTGAAAGCCGATGTTGCTCATTACCGTTGCCGTTACTTTATCTCCCGGCAAGACTTCGTTATGCTTCAGCATTTTCGCACAGATATAGATCATTTTGTCGCCATCAATCAGGCGTCCCAGTTCATCCACGGCAATCAGACGGTCAGCATCACCATCAAAAGCCAGCCCCATGTCCGCCTTGCTTGAGACCACCAGCTTCTGCAATTCCTCCGGGTGGGTGGAACCGCAGCGTTCATTGATATTAACACCGTCAGGCTGGTTATGAATGGCCGTGACATCTGCCCCCAGCTCACGAAATACCTTTTCTGCTACCTTATAGGACGCTCCGTTGGCACAATCAATCACAAGTTTCATTCCGGATAGATCCATATCCGCTGTTTTCTTTAAAAACTCAGCATAAAGAGCAATGGCATCTTCTTCCGCTTCCAGACAGCGACCCAGTCGATCCCCTGTAATATGGCTGTTTACATCAATATTTCTAAGAATGATATCTTCTATTTCATCTTCGATATCGTCGTCCAGTTTAAAGCCTTCTCCGTTGAAAAACTTAATCCCGTTATATTCAAAGGGGTTGTGGGAAGCGGATATGACCACGCCGGCGTCTGCCTGATAATATTTGACAAGATATGCTACGGCCGGGGTAGGCAATACCCCTGCTTTGATTACATTTCCTCCCATTGCCAGGATGCCTGCGCTGATCGCGTCTTCAAGCATATCTCCTGAAATTCTGGTATCCTTTGCGATAAGAACCACCGGTCTTTGCTGATCCTTGCTGAGCACATAAGCTCCTGCTTTTCCAAGGTTGAATGCCAGCTCCGGAGTAAGCTCCGAATTCGCTACCCCTCTGACTCCGTCAGTTCCAAAAAGTCTGCCCATAAAATCTCCTTATCGTTTTACTACTTCTTATT
This genomic window from Clostridiales bacterium contains:
- a CDS encoding GNAT family N-acetyltransferase codes for the protein MGLTIERLQEVDMGTALTLLEDVFAGEQNIPVTLNSIPEEREPIWWYVENDSEMVGVIAGWKENDTWHLGRFAVDSRLRGLGIGKKLMKFALGEIFKLGAERIYTEARDVSVSILIKLGGKVIGEPFDFYGEPVTPMIIEKQAFFEE
- a CDS encoding CoA-acylating methylmalonate-semialdehyde dehydrogenase — its product is MNQLKYFCNGQFVESTTEKYMDVYNPSTGELLAQAPCCTEAEVLKAIEAASAAFPAWRDTPAAKRQELFFKLRELIVKHEEELTDLIAREHGKVWKEAQGDLAKALEPTEYACNIANHMMGESFMDTSKGIDSVSYREPLGVFAGIAPFNFPAMIPVGWMAPICIATGNTMVLKASSTTPLTTLRFAELYKEAGFPDGVFNVVTCSRNEAEILLKHKDVKGVSFVGTTGVGLHVYSTAAAHGKRVQAQTEAKNHGLVLKDAPLARTAAGIISAAFGCAGERCMALPVIVAEEAIADQLVEELVQQISKLKIGPAYDKGSDMGPVVTEKHRQSILKWIETGIAEGAKLVLDGRDVTVPGYENGFYLGHTIFDHVTPKMSIGNREIFGPVLCIKRVKDFDEGLAVMNSSPFANGSIIFTQSGYYARKFAKYTDGGMVGVNVPIPVPYGIFPFSGHKDSFFGDLHCVGKDGVRFFTETKCVTTRWFEEDELTQTKLSGWGN
- a CDS encoding MerR family transcriptional regulator — protein: MRTIKHVSDLTGVSVRMLHYYDKIGLLRPSAITEAGYRLYSDESLEILQQILFFKELDVPLKNIHEILESSQYHKINTLHKQKELLLLKRDRLNELVALIDKKLKGGNEMSFKEFDMSEYFNVLETFKQEHESDIIKYYGSIEEFDIIIETMKSKELEGAKMAIQQFGSIGKYTEAIKNNLENLPTIMEGFETMKENIDVYSAQADRLMEQLTSDMSKSPSSSDIQGIVKEMNEMLKEHSQIVKMDMGENYWRMMADMYLTKPAFKKVYDKKYGKGAAKFVGEALKFYSENTI
- the glmS gene encoding glutamine--fructose-6-phosphate transaminase (isomerizing) codes for the protein MCGIVGYIGDGNASDIIIEGLKKLEYRGYDSSGIALYKEGKIEVRKFKGRIANLEAAIEREHFTSTIGIGHTRWATHGAPSDANAHPHSNTDHSIAIVHNGIIENYVELREWLIKEHGIAFISETDSEVIGHLIGLYYDGNLLDAVNKAVDMMRGAYGIGVICSKEPDKLIAVRKDSPLVVGLGEGCNFIASDIPALLKHVRKIYLIENNETVVLTKNDVKIYNADRKEVKRDVFHVTWDADAAEKEGYDHFMLKEIYEQPKGIHETLNRRLDENGIVKLDGISLTKEDLEGFNKVYIVACGTAYHAGLVGKYIIEKLAKIPVEVDVASEFRYRDPFVDDKTLFIAISQSGETLDTLAALREAKNKGARILSVVNVVGSSVARESDDVFYTWAGPEIAVASTKAYTTQLMCMYLIALYMGHTKGVIDMELYHRYIDELQKVPDKLRDMLADETTLMEIAKEQYKLEQVFFIGRGLDSAVSFEGSLKLKEISYINSFAIAAGELKHGTIALIEPGTLVLALATQDRLFEKMLSNIQEVKARGAYVIGLAKEGNRDIEKQANRVIYIPDCMDDIAPLLSVVPLQLLAYNIAKLRGCDIDKPKNLAKSVTVE
- a CDS encoding phosphoglucosamine mutase → MGRLFGTDGVRGVANSELTPELAFNLGKAGAYVLSKDQQRPVVLIAKDTRISGDMLEDAISAGILAMGGNVIKAGVLPTPAVAYLVKYYQADAGVVISASHNPFEYNGIKFFNGEGFKLDDDIEDEIEDIILRNIDVNSHITGDRLGRCLEAEEDAIALYAEFLKKTADMDLSGMKLVIDCANGASYKVAEKVFRELGADVTAIHNQPDGVNINERCGSTHPEELQKLVVSSKADMGLAFDGDADRLIAVDELGRLIDGDKMIYICAKMLKHNEVLPGDKVTATVMSNIGFHRALAKIGCNVDTTQVGDRYVLESMLKTGCVIGGEQSGHIIFLNHTTTGDGILSALQLLKAVRESGIKPSVLADEVTIYPQVLKNARIKNENKKKYLSDPEISAEIERLESMMAGEGRVLIRPSGTEPLVRVMIEGKDIEQITKLAENLASLLTKRFG